The nucleotide sequence CTAAATTTATGCTGAGGGGACTAAATTTGGCCTAAGTGGAATATGCCTTTTATCTCTTCTGATTTTACTGAGTATTTCATTgcaattctttttttattagtgGAAAAGCAAATCAGGATGTTTTAAAATTGTTCCCACTGTTGTGAGTATAAACTTCCTGAAGATTTTAGCCTGTTTGCAAGAGattgaataaaataaagattttttttttttaggtcaACATTTTCTTCTGGCAGACTGAGCCTGAAGTGCACTTTATTTCCCTTTAATTTaacagctccagcagcttttccagttAAATCGACTGTTCATTATTGAGCCCATTTATGAAGGGCTGTGCAGTGCAGTTTAATGAATCCCTGGCACAAAGCTCCCTTTCAGTGTAGGGAAAGAATAGCAGCCTATTTAGGTCCTGTAGGGCTGTATGTCAAAGGCTGCCTATAATACTTGTCAGGGAAGGGCAGAAATTCCCACTGATATAAGAATGTGCAAGAAATCAACTTTCACAACCAACTCACCGATTAAGACGCGATCAGGAAATGAGTCTGTAGGTTGGGAGCAGTGACACCTGTTTGGGCAGCCAGATTTTCCCATAACTTGATAACCATATGGGCCATACaaccaggaaggaaaaaaaaaaaaaaaaaaagaaagaaaaagccctcCCTCCCCTGTTGCAgagattttcttattttcacgCTGCCTTCCTGATGCTACGATGAAAGGAAAATGGGTGCTGTGAATTGTGAGAGCTGGGCTCAGTGCTGGGTTTGGTTCGCCTTCCcttggagaaggttttgctAGTGATCATAAAATCACGGAACATTTTGGGTTGGACAGGACTGTAAAGATCTCCTggttccaacctccctgcagtgagcagggacgTCTTCAACAAGACCAGCTTGttcaaagcctcatccaacctggccttgaacacttccagggattgggAATCAactctgggcaacttgtgccagCGTTTCACAACTCTCGTcataaaacatttcttccttcagACTTCCATCAGCCTGAATCTATTTCCTTTTAGTGATGAGGCACAGCGTGAAATGTTTCCTTCAGGCTGATTCCCAGTGGGATCCTGCCCCTGCATGGCAGAGGATTTACCCTGGGGTTGGACACTGAGATGGGCAGCCCCATGAGCATCAGGAGGGCAGACAGAGCTTTCTACAACTGGCTCcagtgaggagcagctcccagaagTGCTGGCACTGTAACACGGCCCTCGTCTATGCAAGGCTTGCTTGCTTGTGGAAACTGCTCTTCTTGTCCAGCTTGGTCTGCAAGGATAACAAATTGTTCTTGTGAAGGGCTTGACTGTGCGGCCATGAGCTCAATCTATGGCATCAGTGATCAGGGCATGCCCCTACTCCCTTTGATTCTCAGAGTGACTGTGCCCTGGTTCTCTAAAAAAGCCAAGCTCGATGCCAAGAGCGTAATTCTCAGAAGCCTTGCTTTAACTCCCAGAGGTGGTTGAGATGCTGCTCCCTATAATAAGCAAGCAAATTAACAAAACCAGATAAATTTCCTACACAAAAGTGGGCAAAAAATTAGCAGTAGAACCCCTGGAGCCTGTTAGCATTGAGTGCTCTCCTGTGGGATGAAGGTTTGGGGTGGAGGAAGCAATTCTGCAGCCACTTCACTCAGTCTGTCGGGGGTAAAGTAGAGGGAAAAGGACATCTGGTCCAAAATTTTGCCTGGGCTTGTGGCTATTTTGTGGGTCTAATCCCAGCATTTCCTGGACATTAGACCCTGGCAGTGAGCTGAGGTGCATAGCTGGGCCTGAGAGTCACCATGAGTGTGCTGAGCATCAGCATCCTGAATGAGCACAGGCAGAAGACAAGCAGGCTCATACAGCTGCTAGAAAAGAGATATGTTTTGCAGGAATTACCGAACTGctatttccttggaaaaaaaaaaaaaatcaagtttcttTACAAGTTGTTGACATCATGTGGCTTAGCAAATTTCCCTCCAGGCATTGCCCAACTTGGGGTAATCAGCTCTGCCTGAGAGAACACAGAGAATAAGCATGTTTAATGCAATTATGAAGGCTTTCTAAATCTCCAGATCTGGTTGAGAATATGTAAATTCAGCTGCTTAGCACAACTGAATGCAAACTTTCCTTTGCATGCCTGACAATTGTTTTAATACTCTCCAAGTTTTAGGAGGTAATAAAGTCTCCCGCTAAACCGTAGCTGAGCTCTCAAAGCTGTTTAATTGAATGAATTCAGCCTTACAGAAGAGAAGCTGGGGCTTTCAGCTCTTTTTTTAGCCGAGCCACCGGATATTTAGCCACTCTGCATATAATACCACCCAGACTCATTAACAAACTCTTTAGACAAGCTAAGGAATATTGCTGCTACAATGCTGAAGCAGATACTAATTTGAGGACAACTTTGTTGCCGCTCTATTTGAAAAAATTTGTGTTGCTCACATAAGAAACAGTCCAAGACTGTCTGCACATCTGTGAAGGAGAGTGACCCCCACTCTCCAGACTTATGTGCAGTTCAAAGTGGCCTCACAGAGGATGCAAAACTATCTAGTGGAGCACAGAGGCGATGTATATGTTGTTCCTTACATTTTCTCATCAATAAGGGAACTTGGAGCAGGCTGCAAAGCTTGACAGGGCTTGACAGGGCCTGAGGGTAACAGCTCGGGTCGCTAATCCCTGTCAGTTGTATTCGAGCTAAGTAGTTTAAATCCACCTTCTATGTAGACATACTCATTCTGACATGGACAGATACATAAACTTCCCGTAGCCCTCTGTctatcagggttttttttgcttcaatTACACAGTTACACTCAGAGCAAGTCCCCAAATAAGAGACTCTGGGAGACTCTAGCTAAGCAAGTTTTACAAAGGAGACCTGGTCCAGACGTGCTGGCACCCAAGCCAAGGCTGTGTGTGGGACTGTGAGGTTCTGCCTGCCACTGAGACCAAGAAAATCAGAATTCTTGTTTTGTCGAGGGTATTGAGCCTTCTTTTCCTCACATGAAATATgttatttctcctttctccttgcAATACTTGCTTTGCATTCAACAAGTATTTCAAACCACAGTGAGGTGAATTTGGCTGGTTTTTCCATTTTACCACTAATTACAGTCCTAGGAGCCTGTCTCACTTTCCTTCTGcagttttgcttttggttttttctttccaatacAAAACCGCTGCATTTCTAATGAATTGATGCAGACTATGAAAACCTACTTTTATTATATTCCAAGTCAGATACGGATCTTTATTCAAATCTGGACATATAAAATCACTCAACATAAATCTGGAGCTGGGTTGAGGGTTGTTCTGCATCAATGTGAGACTTTTCCAAAGGTGAATTGAAATACCTTTTCCTCATATAAAAGACAAGACAGTTCCTTCAGGAGCTGTTACCAGTACTTTAAGTAACCACTTCACTAACTTTTCTACCTTCTGTATGGAAGATTTATACTGCTGCTTCACTAAATCCACGCAACACCACAAGCATggtggtctagtggaaagtgtccttgCCCACTTGTAGGGGagctggactagatgatctttgaaGTCCCAGTCCAACCAGCacatgattctgtgactttaaCTCCATACACCCCAGTCATTTGAAATCTCTACTGGATCACAGCTCTGAATTTTCTTAGGACTAGACTAGACAGAGAATACTATGCTGTGTAATGTGCATAGCAATGAGCTTGGGAAAAAGCATCCTTTACAAATCAATTTAAGTGTGTGTATCCTGGCGGCTGCCAGAGCAAGACCATGTCCCCGCGCCCTTCCACCCGGAGCCGTGCGAGCGCCGGGCTGACCCCAGGCAGAGGAACATGTTTTCTGCCAGCTGAGAAACTGCAGGAGGGGGGAACAAGACCGACAGGGTCTGGAGGATGCTGCGCACCTGCTCTGGGGTGACTCCGTGTGTTTGGTCAGGGGATGCCCGCGCGCCTGTCCGGGGTGAGAGTGCACACCTGCGCCGCGGAGCTGCCTCTGTGCCTCTCGGGGCGGGTGTGTCCAAGCCCCGGGTGTGATGCTcgtcccgccccgccgcggctGATGTTCCCGCCCGGGTCGGTGGTGGGTGGGTGCAGCCAGCCCGCACCCGGGCAGTGGGCAGGGAGGCGGGGAGGGCCGGGGCCAGCCCCGCTCTgatccctcctcctcctccttccccgcCCGCCGCCTTTtccccgctgccgccgccgccgcccgccgggcGCATCCCAGCGGAGTCTGTCGGAACTCGGGGCGGCGGCGTTCGCCGCCGGCCATGGCCGTGCCCGCCGCGCTGCTCAGCCCCCACCACCTCCTCTCCTTCTGCTTCCCCGCCGCCGGCGGGCTCCTGGGCTATGCCGACCTGGAAAAGGGTTAcgagggcggcggcggcgacgCGGGGGACTTTAGAGAAGCCACCCGGGACCTGCTGAGCTTCATCGACTCGGCTTCCAGCAACATCAAGCTGGCGCTGGACCGGCCGGTGAAGTCCCGGCGGAAGGTGAACCACAGGAAGTACCTGCAGAAGCAGATCAAGCGCTGCACCGGCATCatcgccgccgcctccccgccgcccgcgccgccgcccgccgcctgCCCCGCCAGGCCCCCGCCGCGCCGGGAGCCCGCGCAGGCGGCCggcagcagcctccagagcaAGAGCCTGGCCGCCCTCTTCGGCTCCCtgcagcggggccggggcgcggcgggcggcgccgaggcgagggcgggcggcggcggcgcgggagGCGGGGAGAAGGCGGCGGGCGGCCCGCGGAAGGTGCCGCTGCGGGACCGCAACCTGCCGCCCTCCTTCTTCACCGAGCCGGCGCTGCCCGGGCCCGCCGCCCGCGGGCCGCCCGCCAAGGAGCCGGAGAAGGGCGGCGGGGGCGCGGAGGCCGCCGAGTTCTTCGAGCTGCTGTGCCCCGAGTACGGCGCGCTGCTGCCCGAGCACGCCGTCCCGACCGACGGCTTCGGCGGCCGCCTGCCCGccgagctggggctggagcacggGCTGTACgagctgccgctgcccgccgggccGCACCCGCTGCTGGGCGGGCTGCTGTACCCCGAGCCGCCCTGGAGCCCGGCCGCGCCCTGCAGCCCGCCCAGGAAGGCTCCGACCGAGCCGCTGCGCCCGCTCTACCCCGGAGGCGCGGAGTCCGtgcccggcggcggcggcggcgaggagCCCGGCGGGCACCTGCCCGCAGGGTTCGCCTCCTTCTTCCCCGAGTGCCCGCTGCCCCCGCCGCAGCCGCCCTACGACTACGGCGGCGGGTACCACCGCGGGGGCTACCCCGGGCTGTAGGGCGGCCGGGGCTCGGGGTCCGTCGGGACGGCAGGCGGGGAGCGCGGCCCGGAGCCCCCGCGGGTGCGGGCGGACGGACGCTGGGGCAGCGCGGAGGCCGGACGGGGCTCCGAACGCCCCGCTGCGTGTGAGAGCCCCGCAGCCGATACCGCGGCCACGGCCCCCGCAGGATTCACCTTTGGGCTCTGCCAGTCTCCTTCTCCTGCGGTTTGGGCGACGctgcaaataaaatgtgaaacttTGGGTTTCTTCAGGTGTTTTTGTAGCGGCCGGTGCCCCCCTCTCATCCTCTTGCTTAAGGGCCAGGGCTTGGCTGGCTGTAGGCAGACGCGTTGCTCTACCTGTAGGCGACGTGGGGACCACTCGTCAATGATTTCAGTCCAAATCTAAAGGTTATGTCAACACTTGAGGTGCGTTTAACATTTTTCCCGGGCTCACGTTTGTCACGAGTGCTGGCAGGTGTTCAGCTGAggacacaaaggcaggaaagtgaagaaaaattaaaaatgctgctaCCAAAACTCGGTGTCCTGAAATTTTAACAGCGTCTTGCAGGATCTTGCAAAACGACAATTTACAGCGATTTGTAAGTTAATCGATGGTGTAAGTTTGGGACAAAAATGTACTGTAGCCACTGCGGCCATGTGATTCCTACAGACTGTTGGATTTCTTCCAGGAATGTGTCAAAGCTCAGAAAGCAATGCGGCTCCGTCTCATTGTGTACAGGAGATTATTTGATAATCATTTAAGTTATGTAAAAGATTCTATGATAGGTCctataaaaataaagctgcacAATAGATCCGAGATGTGTGGTTGTTACTGCTTTTGAGACGCGGCATTCAGGGGGCTTTCACCGTGCCTCCGTCTTCTGTAATGGTTTCTTGGCAGGAGTTAAGACAGGCCATGGGTTTTATCTTTTCTAAATCTAttgaaatgcagtattttatCCACAGCGACCCGTGCTTGTTTTGCCTTTATTTGTACCGGCTGTTTCTGTAACTTAGTAGAAAGAAAGGAGTGATAATACGCTACAAAGTGAAGGGATGAAAATTGTTACAGTtatgaaaacagagcaaaataCTTGGAGGTTTCCTATTGAGATGCAAGTTTTCAAAGGCAGTCCCGCAGTCtggctccctgccagccccaagtggattgtttgttttttaaacgGATCCACATAGGGATCAGCCTGGGGTTTTACCCTCGGTGGTGACAAATCCTTGTGCCTTCTGCGTTTTAAAAGATAATGTGAAagataaagcaattttttttcattcttcaacACAGATTTAACttttcagatttaatttttgGGTCAGCATGCTGGGAAGTGTGGAGAGGTGAAGCGAAATCTTTTGGAAAGAAACTGACATTTGTTTTggcaaatgttttaattttacttttaaaaaagaagaactGCAACTGCTGCTTCCTCTTTCCTCCCCACAAGCTGTATGGAAAAGAAGTGCCATGGATGAACATCCACAATGCTCAGTGTCTGACAGCTGAGTGCTGTTGAGGAAATGCACTTTTCAGGAACAATTTTGCAGCAGTTTATTTCACTCAGATTCTCGAGAGCCTGTATGAGGATCAATGGGCAGCCTGTCCAGCCAAGGTAGCTACAAATTAGGTTAATCCTGCCCTGCTACTTGTTTTGATGATGGCGCAATGCTCTGCTCTGTAAGCTCTGTCCTGCATTCTTCACTTTGGCAAACCTCCCAGTTTGCATTAGTGAGCTGCAcactgccagctcccagcacatcTGAGACTACCTGGGCAAGACCAGCTGGAGGGTTATTTCAGGTGGAGATGTGTTGcattgtatttttgtttgtttagctCCTACTTCAAGCATGTGAATTTGCAGCATATCTTGGCAGCTGCTCAGAGTATTTCAGCCTGGTGATGCTGTGCTTATAATCTCAGTGCCCATTTTCCCCCTTGAGCCGTGCATCTAAGCTTTGTGCTTCTAGCAGGCCAGGCAAATGATGGGGGAGCTGATAATGCA is from Cinclus cinclus chromosome 2, bCinCin1.1, whole genome shotgun sequence and encodes:
- the FAM181B gene encoding LOW QUALITY PROTEIN: protein FAM181B (The sequence of the model RefSeq protein was modified relative to this genomic sequence to represent the inferred CDS: inserted 3 bases in 3 codons): MSSIYGISDQGMPLLPLILRVTVPWFSKKAKLDAKSGLEDAAHLLWGDSVCLVRGCPRACPGXRVHTCAAELPLCLSGRVCPSPGCDARPAPPRLMFPPGSXGGWVQPARXPGSGQGGGEGRGQPRSDPSSSSFPARRLFPAAAAAARRAHPSGVCRNSGRRRSPPAMAVPAALLSPHHLLSFCFPAAGGLLGYADLEKGYEGGGGDAGDFREATRDLLSFIDSASSNIKLALDRPVKSRRKVNHRKYLQKQIKRCTGIIAAASPPPAPPPAACPARPPPRREPAQAAGSSLQSKSLAALFGSLQRGRGAAGGAEARAGGGGAGGGEKAAGGPRKVPLRDRNLPPSFFTEPALPGPAARGPPAKEPEKGGGGAEAAEFFELLCPEYGALLPEHAVPTDGFGGRLPAELGLEHGLYELPLPAGPHPLLGGLLYPEPPWSPAAPCSPPRKAPTEPLRPLYPGGAESVPGGGGGEEPGGHLPAGFASFFPECPLPPPQPPYDYGGGYHRGGYPGL